A genome region from Streptomyces antimycoticus includes the following:
- the rplW gene encoding 50S ribosomal protein L23 — MSEATAVTSKTFTDPRDVLVKPVVSEKSYALLDENKYTFIVDPRANKTQIKQAVEAVFSVKVTGVNTINRQGKRKRTRTGYGKRKDTKRAIVTLAEGDRIDIFGGPVS, encoded by the coding sequence ATGAGTGAGGCGACCGCTGTCACCAGCAAGACCTTCACCGACCCCCGCGACGTGCTCGTCAAGCCGGTGGTCTCGGAGAAGAGCTACGCGCTGCTGGACGAGAACAAGTACACGTTCATCGTCGACCCGCGCGCGAACAAGACCCAGATCAAGCAGGCCGTCGAGGCGGTCTTCTCGGTCAAGGTCACCGGGGTCAACACGATCAACCGGCAGGGCAAGCGCAAGCGCACCCGCACCGGCTACGGCAAGCGCAAGGACACCAAGCGCGCCATCGTGACCCTCGCCGAGGGCGACCGCATCGACATCTTCGGCGGCCCGGTCTCCTAA